The sequence below is a genomic window from Sphingobacterium sp. ML3W.
AATTTTGAAAGTGAGCTGACTCGCGGATTTGATTTCGTCATCTCACATCAAAATCAGGTCAATGATTTTAAGTATGGTATTAGTATTAATATGAATCTAGCACGTACTAAACACTTGATTGTAGATAAACCTGAAGCGAATAGCAGTTATGAGCGTTGGCGAAATGGATATACTGACCGTTGGAATGATTTGGAGTGGGGATTTAATAACACGGGTCAATTTCAAAATATGGAACAAATTTATCAGTCTATTGTCTATGGTGGTGATCGTGGCAATACACAAATCCTGCCCGGTGATTTCACGTATGAGGATGTTAATGGAGACGGCGTTATCGATGATAAAGACTTAATGCCTATTTTCAGGAATCGTGATCCGAAGATGTTCTATGGATTTACCTTGAATGCGGAATGGAAGAATATAGATTTGAATATGGTGATGCAAGGAGCATCATTATATACCATGCGCTATAACGAAGTGTTTTCACAGATGTTTTTCAATAACGGTAATCTTCCTGAGTATTTCTATGACAGATGGCATCTGGCAGATCCCTATGATGCAAATAGTGAGTGGATAGCAGGGAAGTGGCCAGCTAACCGATTCTCTGAATATATGGGTTCATCTTATAGAGAGAGTGATGCTTGGCGTATGAAGGCCAATTATCTCCGTATGAAAAGTATAGAGCTCGGTTATACCGTTCCTTTAAGCGAAGCGAATAAACGATTTATCAAAAAGATAAGGGTTTATGGAAATGCTCATAACCTATTCACTTTTGCAGATTCATTTATCAAGCAGTTTGATCCAGAGCGTTTTGAGGGGGATTACAATGCAGGCTATAACTATCCGCTGATCAAGAGTTACAACTTAGGGGTTAATCTTACATTTTAATATTTAGAATTATGAAATATCATCATATATCCAGCATATTTTGTGGAGCATTATTGGCTTTTTCGACTTCATGTTCCGATTTTTTAGATGTTACGCCGCGTAATAAGATACCTGGAGATGCGGTCTTATCGGATCCCAACGGTGTGAAAGCTTTCTTAGCCAATTTATATTATCAAGCACCAATCGAGGATCATGTTTATTTCCCTAGAGAAGGATTCAATGCCAGAGGTAATACGGGTTTTCTTTCTCTTGCACAGTATGGTATGGAAGCGATCCACTCGGAGTGGCCAAATTGGAATGAATATAAAAATGACTGGTGGGAGAAGGGCTATAAGCTGAATAGAAGTATCAATATTCTTATCCAATCTATACCGACGTTGAATATGGCGGATAAAGAAAAGCAGGTACTGGCAGGTGAAGCCGCATTTTTAAGAGCGTATACCTATTTTGCACTTGCTAAACGTTATGGCGGAGTACCTCTAATTTTGGATAACCAGGATTTTACCAATGATTTTGAAATGTTGAAAGTACCTCGAAGTACTGAAAAGGAAACATGGGATCTGGTTTTAAGTGAATGTGATCGCGCGATAGAGTTGCTTCCTGAGGAGCATGCTAATGGCGATGAAAGTAAGCGTCGAGCAACCAAATGGGCTGCTTATGCCCTTAAATCGCGAGCAGCATTACATGCAGCATCGGTAGCTAAGTATTGGAATAATGCTCCTTTGTCTGGAGAAGCGGTCTCATTGAAATTTGTAGGCATGGAGGCTTCGCAAGCAGCAGCTTATTATAAGGCCTGTATAGACGCATCAATGGCGTTGATTAGTTCAGGTAGGTTCAGTTTGTATAAAGCAAGTCCTGCTAACCCAGCTGAAGCCATCAAAAACTATCAGGAGATGTTTGTCGACCCCAGTATTGCCTCATCAGAAGCGATATTAATTAAAGGCTATGCACAGGTCGGTAATGATCTTTCGCACGATCTTGATGGTTGGAATGGGCCGAATCAGACTGGGGAGGGTTTTCCACATCGTGGACGTACTAATCCAATCCTTGAGATGGTCGATTTATACGAAAGTTATGATAACCCAGGTCATGCTTCACCGGTTGTGACGACAGCTGATGGTCAAGTTTCATCGGCTGAGGGGTACAAAGAAGGGGTTGCTTATCGCCATTTCGATTCACCAGATGAAATCTTTAAAAATAAGGATGCGCGATTCTTTGCGTCGATTATTTATCCGAATGCCACTTGGAAAAACCAAACTATTGTGATCAATGGTGGAATAGTTAAACCAGACGGCTCTTTGATCGATAGTCGAACTTCTTTTGAACATGAAGGCATTACTTATTTTACATATGGTAAGGAACAACCTAATCAGTATTCGGGCTTTGATGGCTCTGCGGATATGACAAGAACTGGATTCTTGATGCGTAAGTTCTTGAATGAAAATATGCGGTTCACGACATGGCTACAGTCCACTACGGACTACATGGATATGCGCTATGCAGAAGTGTTGCTCAATTTTGCCGAAGCGGTAGTGGAAAGCGGATACACCCAGGAAAATGCTGTTAGTTTGGCGACAAAAGCGATTAATGATATCCGATTTCGAGCTGGACATACGGTAGCGATAACACTTAATTTAGAAAATGTGCTTCGAGAACGTACGGTGGAACTCGCATTTGAGAATAAAAACTTTTGGGATTTGATACGCAGGAGAACATTCCATACCACGTTTAAAAATAAGATAAAAGAGGCACTGGTTCCTTTAATCGACTTGAGAGGAAATAAACCACAGTATATTTATGTCCGTAAAAATGTGGCAGGATCCAATAGTCAGAATTTTCCAGAAAAGGACTATTATAGACACATTCCAAATGTCGCTGGAAATGGCGTAGTCCAAAATCCACAACAATAACACCTAAAATGAAAGCTATGAAAAGAATATTGTATCTATCCTTCGTCTCGCTGCAGCTTGCGTTGTTTACAGGTTGCGGTCTCAGTGATATTGACAATTATGAAGGACCAAATGCCACGATATCAGGTGGCCTATATGATGTGGAGACTGGTGAGCTTATCCAGCAAGATATCATTAGAGGTTCGCAGATCGAATATATTGAACTCGGATTTAAAAATCCACAGACGCAGTACATTGTCGTAAAAAATGACGGTACTTACCGTAATAACATCATGTTTGCAAATCGCTATACGGTACAACCTGTAAGAGGAAATTTTGTACCAATCGAAAAACAGGAGATTGCGGTAGCTGGTAATACAGTCCTGGATTTTAAGGTGCAACCTTATATCCGTATCAAAGATGCTGTAATTAAGCAAGTCGGAGATCAGGTAGTGGCCACCTTTAAGGTGCAGCAAACAGTAGCGAACGCTGTAAAACGTATCGGACTATTTGCACATCAAGAGATTAATGTTGGTGAACCTTTGAATATTGTGAATAAGCAAGAGGATATCAATGGGCAATTGGATGAAAGTCAGGTTTATCAATTGGAAATAGACTTAGTGGCTAACAACACTAAACTAGTCAAAGGAAAATCGTACTATTTTAGGGTTGGTGCACTGATTGATGCGAGTGAAGCAAAGTATAATTATGCTTCTACGATTCAATTGACTGTCCTGTAGTGCCTAAATGTTTTAAGTTAATTTAATGGAGGTTGCCAAAGTATGTATGCTTTGCGCAACCTCTTTATGAGAAAGTATATGATAGCAATATTAAAAAGAGGACGTTTATATGTATTGGCGATGCTTTGCGTGGGCTGTGCAACGAATAAAAAAATTGATTCGCCAGTAGATCAGGTCAATCCTTATATGGGCAATATCAGCCACCTGTTGGTGCCCACATATCCGACGATACATCTACCTAATAGTATGCTTCGGGTATATCCGGAAAGACAAGATTTCACCACAGATCAACTCTATGGTTTACCTATGATTGTGACCAGTCATCGGGGACGGTCTGCTTTTAACCTGAGCCCGCTAGATAGAACTGCGAAAACACAATTTAATAATGTATATGCCTTAGACTATGATAATGAGGTGATAAAGCCCTATTTATACACGTCAAATCTGCAGAACGGGGATATGGATGTCAAATATGCACCATCCCATCAGTCGGCATTGTATGAAATCAGATTTAGGGAACGCTATGCACCTTCACTAATCCTAAATACCCAATCTGGAACAATATCAGTGAGTGGAAATAAGATTAAAGCTTCTCAGAACTTGGATAATAAGACAATTGTCTATCTATATGCTGAGGTAGACCAGCAGCCAATTAAAATAGGGACATTAAATGGCGAAGGGCAGTTGGATGATCAAGTGACTTCCAAATCGGGTGATCAGGTCGCTGCTATTCTTCATTTTGAACCCGGATTGGAGTTGTTGAAAATACGATATGGTATATCATTCATCAGCGAGGAGCAGGCGGAGTTAAATCTAAGACGTGAAATAAAGGATTATGATTTGGAAGTGCTTGCTAATAAGGGGCGTGATATATGGAATAATGCTTTGGGTAAAATTCAAGTGAAAGGATTATCTCCAGATGATGAGGCTTTGTTTTACAGCTCGGCGTATCGCTGTTATGAAAGACCGGTTAATATAACTGAAGATAGTCGTTATTTCAGTGCATTTGATGGTCAGGTGCATGCGGATGAACGACCTTTTTATACCGATGATTGGATTTGGGATACGTATCGTGCTACGCATCCGTTACGGTTATTAATCGATCAGTATGTTGAGTCTGATATGATTCAATCCTTTGTTAGGATGGCAGAGCAGATGGACCAGTTTTGGTTACCTACTTTTCCTGAGATTACCGGCGATTCGCGCCGTATGAATTCTAACCATGGTGTGGCGACTATAGCTGATGCCTATTCCAAAGGATTGCGTTCATTCGATGTGGAGAAAGCATATCAAAGTGCTAAAGGAGCAATTGAAGATAAAACATTAGCACCTTGGTCGGCACAACCTGCGGGTTGGTTGGATGATTTTTATAAAACTCATGGATACATCCCTGCATTGAAACCTGGAGAGGTAGAGACAGTACCTGAAGTGCATCATTTTGAAAAACGTCAACCCATTGCTGTGACCTTGGGTACATCATACGATGAGTGGTGTTTGGCCCAGTTGGCAATGCAATTGGGTAAAAAGGAAGATCATGAAAAGTATAGTAAACGTGCGCTCAACTATAGAAATGTTTTTAATGCCAAAACGGGCTTTTTTCATCCTAAAGATAAAGATGGAAAATTTATAGAACCATTTGATTACCGGTATGATGGAGGGCAGGGAGCGCGCGAGTATTATGGAGAAAATAATGGCTGGGTATACCGATGGGATGTGCCGCACCATATTGCAGATCTGATCGATCTGATGGGAGGGCGGAATAAATTCATTGAAAATCTGGATCAGACGTTCAGAGAACCTCTGGGGAAAAGTAAGTTTGAGTTTTACAGTCAACTTCCCGATCATACGGGTAATGTTGGACAGTTTTCGATGGCAAATGAGCCCAGTCTACATGTTCCTTATTTGTACAACTATGTGGGTCAGCCTTGGAAATCTCAAAAAAGGATTCATCAATTGGTACATCAATGGTTTAGAAATGACCTAATGGGTATGCCCGGTGATGAAGATGGTGGTGGTATGTCGGCATTTGTTGTGTTTACCATGTTGGGGTTCTACCCCGTGACTCCAGGTATGCCTATATATGTAATCGGAACTCCTTTCTTTAAGGAGGCGCAGATTACATTATCAGGAGGTAAAAAATTGATGATCAAAGCTGAAAATCTATCGAAACAACATAAGTATATCCAGTCTGCTAAAATCAATGGAAAGGAATGGAATAGGGCTTGGTTTGCGCATGATGATATCGTAAACGGTGGCTTAATTGAATTTGTAATGGGACAATACCCCAATAAGGAATGGGGGGCGAAAATGGAAGATGCACCCCCTTCCTTTAAATACTAGCGTTGCTATTGATGATTGCGTCAAAGTAGATAAAGCCCAATAACATCATTGGGCTTTATCTGTGTTGGCACTATACTCCTTAATTTTTTATAATTTTTGCTTAGTTATTAAACTGGTGAAGAAAACGTTACTTTAATTTGCTTACTCCCAGTTGTATTTTGTTGGAGAGACGCCAATATATTGTTTAAATTCTTTTAAAAAATGATTATAGTCGTAGTATCCTGATAAAAAAGTATTGTCTATTATTTCCTTTTGGGACTTGTTTTGACAATGGCCGAACATAAATATAAAGCGTTGTAAAGAGATGTATTTT
It includes:
- a CDS encoding RagB/SusD family nutrient uptake outer membrane protein, with the protein product MKYHHISSIFCGALLAFSTSCSDFLDVTPRNKIPGDAVLSDPNGVKAFLANLYYQAPIEDHVYFPREGFNARGNTGFLSLAQYGMEAIHSEWPNWNEYKNDWWEKGYKLNRSINILIQSIPTLNMADKEKQVLAGEAAFLRAYTYFALAKRYGGVPLILDNQDFTNDFEMLKVPRSTEKETWDLVLSECDRAIELLPEEHANGDESKRRATKWAAYALKSRAALHAASVAKYWNNAPLSGEAVSLKFVGMEASQAAAYYKACIDASMALISSGRFSLYKASPANPAEAIKNYQEMFVDPSIASSEAILIKGYAQVGNDLSHDLDGWNGPNQTGEGFPHRGRTNPILEMVDLYESYDNPGHASPVVTTADGQVSSAEGYKEGVAYRHFDSPDEIFKNKDARFFASIIYPNATWKNQTIVINGGIVKPDGSLIDSRTSFEHEGITYFTYGKEQPNQYSGFDGSADMTRTGFLMRKFLNENMRFTTWLQSTTDYMDMRYAEVLLNFAEAVVESGYTQENAVSLATKAINDIRFRAGHTVAITLNLENVLRERTVELAFENKNFWDLIRRRTFHTTFKNKIKEALVPLIDLRGNKPQYIYVRKNVAGSNSQNFPEKDYYRHIPNVAGNGVVQNPQQ
- a CDS encoding DUF3823 domain-containing protein → MKRILYLSFVSLQLALFTGCGLSDIDNYEGPNATISGGLYDVETGELIQQDIIRGSQIEYIELGFKNPQTQYIVVKNDGTYRNNIMFANRYTVQPVRGNFVPIEKQEIAVAGNTVLDFKVQPYIRIKDAVIKQVGDQVVATFKVQQTVANAVKRIGLFAHQEINVGEPLNIVNKQEDINGQLDESQVYQLEIDLVANNTKLVKGKSYYFRVGALIDASEAKYNYASTIQLTVL
- a CDS encoding GH92 family glycosyl hydrolase, whose amino-acid sequence is MIAILKRGRLYVLAMLCVGCATNKKIDSPVDQVNPYMGNISHLLVPTYPTIHLPNSMLRVYPERQDFTTDQLYGLPMIVTSHRGRSAFNLSPLDRTAKTQFNNVYALDYDNEVIKPYLYTSNLQNGDMDVKYAPSHQSALYEIRFRERYAPSLILNTQSGTISVSGNKIKASQNLDNKTIVYLYAEVDQQPIKIGTLNGEGQLDDQVTSKSGDQVAAILHFEPGLELLKIRYGISFISEEQAELNLRREIKDYDLEVLANKGRDIWNNALGKIQVKGLSPDDEALFYSSAYRCYERPVNITEDSRYFSAFDGQVHADERPFYTDDWIWDTYRATHPLRLLIDQYVESDMIQSFVRMAEQMDQFWLPTFPEITGDSRRMNSNHGVATIADAYSKGLRSFDVEKAYQSAKGAIEDKTLAPWSAQPAGWLDDFYKTHGYIPALKPGEVETVPEVHHFEKRQPIAVTLGTSYDEWCLAQLAMQLGKKEDHEKYSKRALNYRNVFNAKTGFFHPKDKDGKFIEPFDYRYDGGQGAREYYGENNGWVYRWDVPHHIADLIDLMGGRNKFIENLDQTFREPLGKSKFEFYSQLPDHTGNVGQFSMANEPSLHVPYLYNYVGQPWKSQKRIHQLVHQWFRNDLMGMPGDEDGGGMSAFVVFTMLGFYPVTPGMPIYVIGTPFFKEAQITLSGGKKLMIKAENLSKQHKYIQSAKINGKEWNRAWFAHDDIVNGGLIEFVMGQYPNKEWGAKMEDAPPSFKY